Proteins from a genomic interval of Aquila chrysaetos chrysaetos chromosome 20, bAquChr1.4, whole genome shotgun sequence:
- the HEMK1 gene encoding MTRF1L release factor glutamine methyltransferase isoform X2: protein MPVQYVLGEWDFQDLTLKMKPPVFIPRPETEDLVSLIVEEESRKREKNSGLCFPVPVPHPVILEIGCGSGAIALSLLCKLPQSRVIAIDKEEAAVDLTRENAQRLQLQERIHILHHDVSYSSAKQLLVWGPIDFIVSNPPYVFHEDMASLDAEILCYEDLDALDGGDDGMRVIKTILALAPSLLKDSGSVFLEVDPRHPNMVEKWLQAHPNLLLILRAIHKDFCGKPRFLHIQKQSR from the exons ATGCCGGTGCAGTATGTGCTGGGTGAGTGGGACTTTCAGGACCTGACTCTGAAGATGAAACCACCAGTATTTATTCCTCGGCCTGAAACAGAG gatCTCGTCTCTTTAATTGTGGAGGAAGAATCTCGGAAACGTGAGAAGAATTCAGGCCTCTGCTTCCCAGTTCCTGTCCCTCATCCTGTGATCCTGGAGATTGGCTGTGGCTCTGGAGCAATTGCTCTGAGTCTGTTGTGCAAACTGCCACAG aGCCGGGTGATAGCCATAGATAAAGAGGAGGCTGCTGTGGATCTCACCAGGGAGAATGCACAAAG GCTGCAACTCCAGGAGAGGATCCACATCCTCCACCATGATGTTTCATACA gttCTGCTAAGCAGCTGCTAGTCTGGGGCCCCATAGACTTCATAGTCAGTAACCCCCCATATGTCTTCCATGAAGATATGGCTTCCTTGGATGCAGAAATCCTCTG CTATGAGGACCTTGATGCCCTGGATGGGGGAGATGATGGGATGAGAGTCATCAAAACAATTCTGGCTCTGGCTCCTTCTCTTCTGAAGGATTCTGG GAGTGTGTTTCTGGAAGTTGATCCCAGACACCCAAATATGGTGGAGAAATGGCTACAGGCACACCCCAATTTACTACTTATCCTCCGTGCCATTCACAAGGACTTCTGTGGCAA GCCTAGGTTTCTGCACATccaaaaacaaagcagatga